The Bacteroidia bacterium genome contains the following window.
GTTGCCCCAGGGTCGAACCCACCCTACCACCCGAAGCGTCAGCGTAGCCCGTACCACGCCGACCTTGCCCACACAAGCGCAAGCGAAGTGTGGGCAAGGGCACGCCCAAAAAATAAAAATATACTAATTAAAAAAGTAAAATCCCACAATTCTCATTTTACTAAGCTCCCCCACAATTGATAAAAAATTTAAGCAAAAATTACCTTAACACGAATTCATTTTTGTGTAAACTTTTGTATATTTGTCCACAAGCAAAAGTTAGCTAATAGCATGTCATACCTATACATTTTACAGTATGCTTTAATGGTCTATTCTGTGCTTGTAGCACCTTTGTGGTTCTTAATAGCATTTACATTTAAGTTGAGACACAGAGATGTTATTTTTCAATGGAAACGCCCCAGAGTTGTTTTTTACGCAATAGGCTTAGCCGTCGTTATTACAGGGTGCGTGCTAGTATCCTTGTATGCCATTTCATACTCTAACTCTAGTTTGATATTTTTCTCCGTTTTCACTTTTATAGGTGCAGTGCTTACTTACAACGCTTTGAGCTACGGCGCAACAATACTAGTAACTAACAAAGGAATTGTAACTAACATATATGCACCTATTAAAAATATCATCCGTTGGATTGATATTAAGGATTATTACATGCACAACCACTATCCGCTTTTAGTGTATGTATTTGTGTATGACCTTTACAAAAGTGTGCGAATAACTGTACCGTATTACATGCAACAAGCTTTTGAGGAACTGATTCACATTAAAATTGATAAACCTAAAATGCATATACCTCTTTTGCCTGAAGAAAACGAAGCCCTAACCCAACAAATTAAACAAATGTTTGACCAACATTGAATAACTTTACTTTGAAGCCCTGTTCAAACCGTCCATGCAAATCAATTATATAAGTTAGCATCGCCTGATGCGTAAGCTATATACTGCTTTGCACTCTTAGTTACACCACGACCTATGGCAGCAATACCATATAAGTGGATTTAGAACGCACGCTTTGAGTTGGATGACAAAAAATTAGCACTTACTGACCGCTGTTACATTTTTAGCAAATGCATTCATTTTAGTTTTTTATGTTCAGTTTTATGTAATTTTGCTTACTTTACCGTTTTTGTAGGTTACATTCTTGCTATGAACATTTTATCCCATCACCCTAAATACTACAACCGAGAATTGAGTTGGATACTATTTAATCAAAGAGTGTTGGAAGAAGCATGTAACCCGAATCATCCCCTTTTAGAAAGATTAAAATTTTTAGCAATTTTTAGTTCTAATTTAGATGAGTTTTTCATGATACGTGTAGCGGGCTTAAAGGACCAGGTAGAAGCTCAAGTCAATACTTTATCCCCTGATGGACTTACTGCTGCACAGCAGTTACAAAAAATTTCTGAACTTTTACATCCTTTGGTAGAAAAACAAAGTAAAATTTTACAAGAGCAAATTTTACCTGAACTGCGCAAGCATAAGATTCGTTTGCGTAGTTACTCGGCACTCAATGATACTCAAAAACAAGAATTGAAAGAGTACTTTTATGCACAAGTATTTCCTGTGCTTACGCCTTTGGCAGTAGATCCTGCTCATCCTTTTCCGCCGCTTAATAATTTGGGCTTGAACATATTAGTGATACTTAAAGGTTCACATAAAGAGGAGCGAAAAATTGCCGTAGTACAAGTACCTCGCATTTTGCCACGTTTTGTACCTATACATAACACTTCTCATCATCACGATTTTATTTTAATGGAACATTTAATTGAAGAACATATAGACACTCTTTTTCCTAATATGAAAGTGCTTTCTGTGGAGGAGTTCAAGGTTACGCGTAATTCTGATATGGAGATTTCCGAAGCAGAAGCAGATGACTTACTTAAATTGATTGAAAAAGAGCTACGTAAAAGGCGATTAGGCACAGTAGTACGCTTAGAAGTAAGCAAAAAAATAGATGCGGACACGCGTGCTTTTCTCAAATCTGTATTGAATTTAGAGGAGAATGACATTTACGATATTGATGAGTATCTCAACATCAACGATTTTATGGAGATAGTCAAGTTAGATATTCCCGAGCTCAAAGATCCCCCTTTTATGCCTGCGCCTTGTAAAGTAATTTTAGAAACAGGAGATATTTTTGAAGCCATTAAGAAGCAAGATATTATTTTACACCATCCTTATGATAGTTTCAATGTAATTGTAGATTTAGTCAAAACTGCGGCTAATGACCCTAATGTATTAGCTATCAAACAAACATTATATCGCACAGGGGGGGCTCATTCACCAATTGTACAAGCCCTCAAAGAAGCAGCCCTAAATGGTATTCAAGTAAGCGTATTGATAGAACTCAAAGCCCGCTTTGATGAAACCCATAATATCACTTGGGCAGAAGAGCTACGAATGGCAGGTGCAAATGTAGTATATGGCTTACTAGGTCTAAAAACTCACTGCAAACTACTAATGATAGTCCGCCAAGAAGGAAATAAAATTGTACGATATGTACATATTGGTACAGGAAACTACAATGTAAATACAGGTAAGCTCTACACAGATATCAGCATTCTTACTTGCCAAGATGAAATAGGTAGTGATGTAGCTGAATTATTTAATCTTTTAACAGGATACTCTAAACAAGACTCTTGGCGAATGCTATCCGTAGCCCCTATAAATATCCGACAAACTTTGCTATACAACATTCGGCAAACCATAGAACATCACACACCTGAAAACCCTAGCTTTATTCGCGCTGCCCTTAATGCCCTAGTAGATACAGAAATTATTGACGCCCTCTATGAAGCTTCTCAAAAAGGCGTTAAAATTCAATTGGTTGTAAGAGGAATCTGCTGCTTAAAAGCGGGCATACCTGGTTTGAGTGAGAATATCATGGTCAAAAGTATTTTGGGAAGGTATTTAGAACACTCCAGAATTGCTCATTTTAAGTACGGTAATACAGAAAAAGTATTCATTGGCAGTGCAGATTGGATGCCAAGGAACTTAAATAAACGAGTTGAGGTTTTATTATTAGTCAAGGAAAAACATATTGTCGAACGCTTAAAACACATTCTCGATGTCATGATTGCAGACAATACCCAATCCTATATTTTACAAAGCGACGGACACTACATTAAAACCACACCTAAACCCAACGAAAAGCGTATACACGCCCAAGAAATCTTTATGAACGAAGCTATTTACCGAACAAAACAAATTAACAACATACTCTGATGAATTATGAAAACAAAAAAAAACACAAACATAAAAGAACATACGAGTAGCGAACCTCTTGCAGAGCAGAATACAGAGCAAGAAAGTAAGAATGCAGACAACTTTCTTGAAAAAGAACTAAAACCCATCACCCTCTCAAAAGAGGAAATAGACCTCATTTTTGAAAAAGAAATGCTTCCCCATATCAACTCTCTTTATACCTTCGCCTATCGTTTGACCAACAACGAAGATGACGCCAATGATTTAGTACAAG
Protein-coding sequences here:
- the ppk1 gene encoding polyphosphate kinase 1, which produces MNILSHHPKYYNRELSWILFNQRVLEEACNPNHPLLERLKFLAIFSSNLDEFFMIRVAGLKDQVEAQVNTLSPDGLTAAQQLQKISELLHPLVEKQSKILQEQILPELRKHKIRLRSYSALNDTQKQELKEYFYAQVFPVLTPLAVDPAHPFPPLNNLGLNILVILKGSHKEERKIAVVQVPRILPRFVPIHNTSHHHDFILMEHLIEEHIDTLFPNMKVLSVEEFKVTRNSDMEISEAEADDLLKLIEKELRKRRLGTVVRLEVSKKIDADTRAFLKSVLNLEENDIYDIDEYLNINDFMEIVKLDIPELKDPPFMPAPCKVILETGDIFEAIKKQDIILHHPYDSFNVIVDLVKTAANDPNVLAIKQTLYRTGGAHSPIVQALKEAALNGIQVSVLIELKARFDETHNITWAEELRMAGANVVYGLLGLKTHCKLLMIVRQEGNKIVRYVHIGTGNYNVNTGKLYTDISILTCQDEIGSDVAELFNLLTGYSKQDSWRMLSVAPINIRQTLLYNIRQTIEHHTPENPSFIRAALNALVDTEIIDALYEASQKGVKIQLVVRGICCLKAGIPGLSENIMVKSILGRYLEHSRIAHFKYGNTEKVFIGSADWMPRNLNKRVEVLLLVKEKHIVERLKHILDVMIADNTQSYILQSDGHYIKTTPKPNEKRIHAQEIFMNEAIYRTKQINNIL